One genomic region from Skermania piniformis encodes:
- a CDS encoding IucA/IucC family protein, giving the protein MPEPTAVATRTSSWQIYRRRMARKILSEFCHERFLRPIELAPGEYLVHSDDRRTEYRFRAEILALDSWNIDETSLRRISDGVPSEVDPVDLVADVSDALGIPREAVPEYLEELINTLSVGADRARSRPLAVGDLARADFQTIEATMTEGHPCIVANAGRLGFGTDDIARYAPENGARLPLIWVAVRRDHCDFAAMPGVDYPGLISTELDATTLTEFDEILTSRGLHADDYYYMPTHPWQWDAKVSRIHAIDLAEQRIVALGPAPDLYQPQQSIRTLFNTSHPTRNYVKLALSIVNMGFTRGMSADYMRTTPAINAWVRCQVAGDRYLESIGFTILYEVAAIGYRDATLTRLTRPGSEYRKLLSALWRESPAARVGPQEQLTTMAALLHIDHDGAPLVAAFIRRSGIAVRDWIDRYLRSYLHPIIYLLYRYELKFSPHGENLILVLDAGVPVRAFLKDIGEEVSFFGDPAAIPKSAQRAVGEAADDIRNLGVLSDVFDDFLRHLAAILHSSGLIPDDEFWKLVADSIIEFQHEHRELADRFERWDLFAPTFKAIHLNQLQLGNNRRMVNLGDSYATLVDQAHELTNPIAAYRPVPADRSAAVPQ; this is encoded by the coding sequence ATGCCTGAGCCGACCGCGGTTGCCACCCGGACGTCCTCCTGGCAGATCTACCGCCGCCGGATGGCCCGGAAAATCCTGTCCGAGTTCTGTCACGAACGTTTCCTCCGGCCGATCGAGCTCGCGCCCGGCGAGTACCTGGTGCACTCCGACGACCGGCGGACCGAATACCGTTTCCGAGCCGAGATTCTCGCCTTGGACAGCTGGAACATCGACGAGACGTCGCTCCGCCGGATCAGCGACGGGGTGCCGTCCGAGGTGGACCCGGTCGACCTGGTGGCCGACGTCAGCGACGCGCTCGGCATCCCCCGCGAGGCGGTGCCGGAATACCTCGAAGAACTGATCAACACCCTGTCGGTCGGCGCCGACCGCGCCCGATCACGCCCGCTGGCAGTCGGCGACCTGGCCCGCGCCGACTTCCAGACGATCGAAGCGACGATGACCGAAGGTCATCCGTGCATCGTCGCCAACGCCGGCCGGCTCGGTTTCGGCACCGACGACATCGCCCGCTACGCACCGGAAAACGGTGCCCGGCTGCCGCTGATCTGGGTCGCCGTGCGGCGCGACCACTGTGACTTCGCCGCAATGCCCGGCGTGGACTACCCAGGCCTTATCAGCACCGAACTCGATGCCACCACGCTGACCGAATTCGACGAGATCCTCACCAGCCGTGGGCTACACGCGGACGATTACTACTACATGCCGACCCATCCGTGGCAGTGGGACGCCAAGGTGTCCCGGATCCACGCGATCGATCTCGCCGAACAACGGATCGTTGCGCTCGGGCCCGCACCGGATCTCTATCAACCCCAACAATCCATCCGCACCCTGTTCAACACCAGCCACCCGACGCGCAACTACGTCAAGCTCGCACTGTCGATCGTCAACATGGGGTTCACCCGCGGCATGTCCGCGGACTACATGCGCACCACGCCGGCGATCAACGCGTGGGTGCGATGCCAGGTGGCGGGCGACCGCTACCTGGAGTCGATCGGGTTCACCATCCTCTACGAGGTCGCCGCGATCGGTTACCGGGATGCCACACTGACCCGGCTCACCCGGCCCGGGTCGGAGTACCGCAAGCTGCTCTCCGCACTGTGGCGGGAGAGCCCGGCAGCGCGGGTGGGTCCGCAGGAACAGCTGACCACGATGGCAGCCTTGCTGCACATCGACCACGACGGCGCGCCGCTGGTCGCAGCGTTCATCCGGCGATCCGGGATTGCGGTGCGCGACTGGATCGATCGCTATCTGCGGAGCTACCTGCACCCGATCATCTACCTGCTGTACCGCTACGAGCTCAAGTTCTCCCCGCACGGCGAGAACCTCATCCTGGTGCTCGACGCCGGGGTTCCGGTCCGCGCCTTCCTCAAGGACATCGGCGAAGAGGTCTCGTTCTTCGGCGATCCGGCCGCGATACCGAAATCCGCGCAGCGGGCGGTGGGCGAGGCCGCCGACGACATCCGCAACCTGGGCGTGCTGTCCGACGTGTTCGACGACTTCCTCCGGCATCTCGCGGCGATCCTGCACTCGAGTGGCCTGATACCCGACGACGAGTTCTGGAAGCTGGTCGCGGACAGCATCATCGAATTCCAGCACGAACACCGCGAGCTGGCCGACCGGTTCGAACGGTGGGATCTGTTCGCCCCGACGTTCAAGGCGATCCACCTCAATCAGCTCCAGCTCGGCAACAACCGTCGCATGGTGAACCTCGGTGACTCCTACGCCACGCTGGTCGACCAGGCACACGAGCTGACGAATCCGATTGCCGCGTATCGACCGGTGCCGGCCGACCGATCCGCCGCGGTACCGCAATGA